In Stigmatopora argus isolate UIUO_Sarg chromosome 10, RoL_Sarg_1.0, whole genome shotgun sequence, the following proteins share a genomic window:
- the scg2a gene encoding secretogranin-2a: protein MLSFPRYLTREKPGIPRLARLLFVVLCLRSIHGATLREHRLREGDSDSLQSPDSDMIKALEYIESLRQRTDSQDKPLLSMGNDADEVDDAQRIGTMLRLAPDPTRARNDEEEDDADVERSDDKSEELLQAVLSTLQQTEKAPKNALLRPSSLEGGDAKSAMYPRVQKQKGIMPHKKMPLMFEDDEEGLGEEEEDHESPFKRTNENVEEKYTPQTLATLQSVFDELDKFTNAKASHKRQEEDTGEEEDEEDEGEEGEDLFNLRNVVYDDDEGEDLADWGPSQEQGEEEEDDRQELDRSLDYVDDEEQNEEENERYPVRRSNDPDQVDYYILKVLERTEEEEQKRAIEEEEQKRAARRVSQYREYIDPRVIHQLLQISQKYRIPPEDLLGVLKTEETLNQGKKQQSRDKNQVWKTSTKKIYGIPQDIFFSRRLPGRNNFPQNLQKDAILNILGLNRDQSPVRKPYRSSRIHTLTAGRTGDAAPTLRRLPPSKTKDYDDTADGELAAYMAAQMLPRYPGLAYRYGKTGQKRDEAGQSVAGSFEQAMQDYLDQMDSDKEAEIKRQSEDNARGDNMQEFDNNAMMKLMTYLNPESEDSEIALKGI, encoded by the coding sequence ATGTTGTCGTTCCCCAGATACTTGACCAGAGAAAAGCCTGGCATTCCCCGTTTGGCCCGGCTTCTCTTTGTCGTGCTCTGTCTCCGCTCCATTCACGGGGCTACTCTCAGAGAGCATCGACTGCGGGAGGGTGACTCAGACTCTCTCCAGTCACCTGATTCTGACATGATCAAAGCCTTGGAGTACATTGAGAGCCTCCGCCAAAGGACGGACTCACAGGACAAGCCTCTTCTCTCTATGGGGAACGATGCCGACGAAGTGGATGATGCTCAGAGGATAGGCACCATGCTGAGGCTGGCTCCCGACCCGACTCGTGCTAGAAAcgatgaagaagaagatgacGCGGACGTGGAGAGAAGTGACGATAAGAGTGAGGAGCTGCTCCAGGCCGTACTCAGCACTCTCCAACAGACTGAAAAGGCCCCCAAAAATGCTTTGCTTCGTCCATCCTCTCTTGAAGGAGGCGACGCCAAAAGTGCCATGTACCCAAGGGTACAAAAGCAAAAGGGCATCATGCCCCACAAGAAGATGCCCTTAATGTttgaagatgatgaagaaggtctgggggaggaggaggaagaccaTGAGAGCCCTTTTAAACGCACCAATGAGAACGTGGAGGAGAAGTACACGCCTCAAACACTAGCGACTCTGCAGTCAGTCTTTGACGAACTGGACAAGTTCACCAATGCGAAGGCCTCGCACAAACGACAGGAGGAGGATACGGGtgaggaggaagacgaggaggatGAGGGGGAAGAAGGGGAAGATTTGTTCAATCTGAGAAATGTGGTATACGACGATGATGAAGGCGAGGACCTCGCTGACTGGGGTCCCTCGCAAGAGCAGggcgaggaagaggaagatgacAGGCAAGAGTTGGATAGGAGCCTCGACTATGTTGATGATGAGGAGCAGAATGAGGAGGAGAATGAAAGGTATCCGGTTCGGAGGTCAAATGATCCAGACCAGGTCGACTACTACATTCTTAAGGTGCTGGAGAGAACAGAAGAAGAGGAGCAGAAGCGAGCGATTGAAGAAGAGGAGCAAAAAAGGGCTGCGAGACGAGTATCTCAGTACCGAGAATACATTGACCCCCGCGTTATTCATCAGCTCCTTCAAATCTCTCAGAAATACCGGATCCCGCCTGAAGATCTCCTGGGGGTGCTCAAGACAGAAGAAACACTGAATCAAGGAAAGAAACAACAGAGCCGAGACAAAAACCAAGTCTGGAAGACGTCAACAAAGAAGATTTATGGCATTCCTCAGGACATATTCTTCAGTAGGCGCCTTCCTGGCAGAAATAACTTCCCCCAAAACCTGCAAAAAGATGCAATCCTTAACATCCTGGGCTTGAACCGAGATCAAAGTCCCGTCAGGAAACCATACAGGAGCTCACGAATTCACACTCTAACAGCAGGGCGCACTGGGGATGCCGCTCCCACACTGCGACGTCTCCCTCCAAGCAAGACGAAGGACTACGACGACACGGCAGATGGCGAGCTGGCAGCATATATGGCGGCGCAGATGCTGCCGCGTTATCCTGGCCTCGCGTACCGCTATGGCAAGACTGGCCAAAAGCGGGACGAGGCAGGGCAGAGCGTGGCGGGGTCATTTGAACAGGCCATGCAGGACTATTTGGATCAAATGGACTCAGATAAGGAGGCAGAAATAAAGAGACAGTCTGAAGACAATGCAAGAGGGGACAACATGCAAGAATTTGACAACAACGCTATGATGAAACTGATGACTTACCTCAACCCAGAAAGTGAGGACAGTGAGATAGCGCTCAAGGGCATATAA
- the ap1s3a gene encoding AP-1 complex subunit sigma-3a produces MIRFLLLFSKQGKLRLQKWFTPLTEREKKKVIRDMMMIVLARAPRSCNFLQWRDLKIVYKRYASLYFCSGLDEQDNELLSLEVLHRYVELLDNYFGNVCELDIIFNFEKAYYILDELLLGGEVQETSKVAVGVSLQESDALQETMEEYMNKPSY; encoded by the exons ATG ATCCGCTTCTTACTGCTGTTCAGCAAGCAGGGAAAGCTGCGGTTGCAGAAGTGGTTCACGCCATTGACAGAACGGGAGAAGAAGAAGGTGATCCGGGATATGATGATGATTGTGTTGGCCCGTGCTCCGCGTTCATGCAATTTCCTGCAATGGAGAGACCTCAAGATTGTCTATAAGAG GTACGCCAGCCTATATTTCTGCTCTGGACTGGATGAGCAAGATAATGAGCTGCTGAGCCTTGAGGTGCTGCACAGATATGTTGAACTACTGGATAATTACTTTGGCAAC gTGTGTGAGCTGgacattattttcaattttgaaaaGGCGTATTACATCTTGGATGAACTCTTGTTGGGAGGAGAAGTGCAAGAAACCTCCAAAGTGGCCGTGGGTGTGTCTCTGCAGGAGAGTGATGCTCTTCAAGAG ACAATGGAGGAGTATATGAACAAACCTTCCTACTGA
- the kcne4 gene encoding potassium voltage-gated channel subfamily E member 4, which translates to MEHLGNSNQTSTHSPLALSGRNAYLYILIAISFYGVFLCGIMLCYFHSKRKEKRRTNIFTRLVHEEEQREWGSLPKKHSFSLGAEAAEGMRSLNLALPFCASHGNPFGRVRHEGALPSPLACVLCAEQSSVSSLCSSADTRLAIEEEESDSGTGEGPDESNKGPVENVVKDSG; encoded by the coding sequence ATGGAGCACCTGGGCAACTCCAACCAGACTTCCACGCACTCCCCTTTGGCGCTGAGCGGCAGAAACGCATACTTATACATTTTAATCGCCATCTCTTTCTACGGAGTCTTTCTCTGCGGTATCATGCTGTGTTACTTCCACTCCAAGAGGAAGGAGAAGAGGAGGACCAACATTTTCACGCGCCTCGTTCACGAGGAGGAGCAGCGGGAGTGGGGGTCGCTTCCCAAGAAGCACAGCTTCTCCTTGGGGGCGGAGGCCGCCGAGGGGATGCGCTCGTTGAACCTCGCTTTGCCCTTCTGCGCCAGCCACGGAAACCCATTTGGACGTGTTCGCCACGAGGGGGCGCTGCCCTCACCGCTCGCCTGCGTGCTGTGCGCGGAACAGAGCAGCGTCAGCTCCCTCTGCTCATCGGCGGACACGCGCTTGGCCATCGAGGAGGAAGAATCGGACAGCGGCACTGGGGAGGGTCCGGATGAGAGCAACAAGGGGCCAGTGGAAAACGTTGTGAAGGATTCGGGCTGA